A region of the Paracoccaceae bacterium genome:
CGGTATCGCCGATATACATGCCCGGGCGTTTCCGGACGGCATCCAACCCCCTGAGAACCTTGATGGAATCGGCGCCGTATTCCTCGGCTTTGCGGGCGGCTTCGGCCATGCGTGAAAGACCCCTTCGGTTGCCCCCGGTGTATAGCCGCAGGGGCTGGCAATGTCACGGCCCGGACACAAGATTTGGGGGTCAGGACAGGGCGATGACCCCTGCCACCGCGATCAGCAGCGCCCCGGCCGTCAGGTTCATCCGCCGCAGCGCGGCCGGCGAGGAAACCAGGCTGCGCGCCCGGTCGATCAGTCCGGCAAAGACCAGGTTCCCGGCCATCGGAATCGCCGTGGACACCGCGACGATCACTGCAATGTCCGTCGCGGTGATGCGCGACAGGTCGAAGAAGCCCGGCAGCACGCCCATGTAGAACAGGATCGCCTTGGGGTTGCCCAGGATCGCCGCAATCCCGGCGGCAAAACCCGCCCAGGCGCCCGGGCGGGTCAGGCGGCTGTCGGTCGAGATCGGCGCCCCCGCGTGGCGGATCAGAAGCCAGCCCATGACCAGGAAGATGGCCACCGCCACCCATTTCATCGCCTCGATGAACTGCCCGTAGGCGCCCGCGATCCAGGACAGGCCGAAGATCGCGACAAGCGGCCACAGCATGTCGCCCAGCGACACCCCCACGGCCAGCGGCCAGGCCGCGCCGAACCCGCCCGAAAGGGTGCGCGCGATCAGCGCCACCCAGACCGGTCCGGGCGTCAGGAACAGGATCAGCAGGGCGCCGCAGTACAGCGCGAGGGCAGAGAGGGTGATGGTCATGGTTCCACCGGCAGGGTCAGGCTGCCGTCTTCGGACAGCGGCCAGAACGGGTTCATCGCCAGTTCCCAGACATGGCCGTCCGGATCGGCCCAATAGCCCGCGTATCCGCCCCAGACGGTCCGTTCCGGCCGCTTGAGCGGCGTCGCCCCGGCCGCGACGGTCTGGGCAAAGGCGCGGTCAACCTCTTCCACCGTCGGGAAATTCTGCGCCAGCGTCACGGCTCCGGCACCGAGCGGCACGTCCGCCCGCCCCTGGTCGGCGGCCAGGTCGTCGCGCCCGAACAGGGCCAGCACTGCCCCCTGCAACTGGAAGAATGCAACCGAGGGCTGGCTGTGCGGATGCTCGCGCCAGCCGAGGCGGGCATAGAAGGCACGGGCCTGCGCCAGATCGGCGACGCCCAGGGTGACGAGGGAAACGCGCTGCGGTGTCATGCGGGCACAATCCGGCTTTCGCCGCCGTCGTCGGCGACCGCGAACATCTGCCCGCGCGCGCCCAGACTGTCAAACAGGCTGGCCTCGGTTCCCGTCAGGAAGGCCTGACAGCCAAGCGCGACGATTTCGTCATACAGCGCGGCGCGGCGTCCGGGGTCGAGATGGGCGGCAACCTCGTCCAGCAACAGCACCGGCGCGATGCCCGGGTCGGTCGCCAGTGCCCGCGCGTTGGCGAGGATGAGGCTGATCAGAAGGGCCTTCTGCTCGCCGGTCGAACACAGCGCTGCCGCCATGCCTTTCTCGGAAAAAATCGCATTAATATCAATGCGATGAGGTCCGGTCAGCGTGCGACCGGCCGCCATGTCGCGGCGTCGTCCGGCGGCCAGGGCGGCGGCCAGGTCGGCGCCATCGGGCATCCCGTCCTCGGCGGACAGGGAAAGGTCGGCGCGGGGAAAGGCGGTTTCCGCCCCGTCCTGGGCCGTCGCAAGCCGCGCCATCGCCAGGTTGCGGTTCGCGCTGATCGCCCCGGCCGCGCCGACCATCTGCGCCTCGACCGCAGCATACCAGCGGCTATCCTCGACCTGATCCCTTAACATCCGGTTACGCTCGCGCATCGCGCGCTCGTAGGCCAGCACCGCCTCGCCATGATCGGGCGCGAAGCTGAGCGCGATGCGGTCCAGGAACCGCCTGCGCCCCTCGGCCCCCTCCTGCCAGAGGCGGTCCATCGCGGGCACCAGCCACAGGATCCGCAGCATCCGGCCCAGGGCCGTCTGGGTCGCGGGCTTGCCGTCGATGCGCACCTCGCGCGGGGCGCCCGGTTCGGCCCATGTCTCGACCTCATGGCTGCCGTCCGGGCCCGACAGCCGGGCTGCCACCTTCCATCCCACGCCCTCGGGCCGCCGCGCCAGATCGGCGGTCTCCGCCCGTCGCAGGCCACGGCCCGGAGACAGCATCGAGACGGCCTCCAGCACGTTGGTCTTGCCCGCGCCATTGGCGCCGAAGAACGCGGCAGGGCCCCCGCCAAGCACCAGAACAGCCCGCCGGTGGCTGCGGAAATGCGAGATATTCAAGGATGTTACGACCAGCCCGCGCAAGTGACCGTGCTTTCGTTCGTGCCGGGGTTCCCGGGTGACCCCGGGGCCTGGACCCGGGCGGCGGTCACACGCGCATCGGCATCACGACATAGACGGCGGTGGTGTCGTTGCCTTCGCGCATCAGGGTGGGATCGCCCGCAGAGTTGAACAGGAACACGGCATTCTCGCGATCGACCTGGCTGGCGATTTCCAGCAGGTACTTCGCGTTGAAGCCGATCTCCAGCTTCTCGTCACCATAGGCGACGGCCAGTTCCTCTTCCGCGGCGGCGGTGTCGGGGGCGTTGACCGACAGGATCAGCCGATCCTCGTCGAGGCTGAGCTTGACGGCGCGCGACCGTTCCGACGACACGGTCGCCACGCGGTCCACGGCGCGGGCGAACTCGGCGGCGTCAACCTCGAGCCTGCGGGAATTTCCCATGGGAATCACGCGGGTATAGTCGGGGAACGTGCCGTCGATGACCTTGGAGGTCAGCGTGACGGCGGGGGTGGCGAAACGCACCTTGGTTTCCGAGACCGAGACCGCGATGGTCGCCTCGTCATCGTCGAGCAGCTTGCGCAGTTCGCCCACGGTCTTGCGAGGCACGATCACGCCCGGCATGTCCTCGGCCCCGGCGGGCAGCGGATGCTCGATCCGGGCGAGGCGGTGGCCGTCCGTCGCCACGCAGCGCAGGACCCGACCGCTGTCGCCCTGCGCCGTGTGCATGTAGACGCCGTTCAGGTAATACCTTGTTTCCTCGGTCGAAATCGCGAACTTCGCCTTGTCGAAGAGACGCCGCAGCACGGGTGCCGGGGCGGCGAAGTTGCAGGTGTATTCGGAGGAGGCCATCAGCGGAAAATCCTCGCGCGGCAGCGTCGCCAGCGAGAAGGTGGACCGGCCCGCCGCCACGGTCAGCCGCTGGGTCGCGGGGTCGGTGGCCATGGTGACCAGCGATCCGTCCGGCAGCTTCCGCACGATTTCATGCAGCATCACCGCAGATACGGTGGTGGCGCCGGGGCGTTCCACCATGGCTGGGGCACGGTCGACCACCTCGATGTCCAGATCGGTGGCCCGCAGCGACACCTGCGCACCTTCCGCCTCGATCAGGACGTTGGCGAGAATCGGGATCGTGTTGCGCCGTTCGACAACCGATTGCGCCTGGCCGACGGCTTTCAGGAGCGTCGCGCGTTCGATGCTGATCTTCATGCCCAGTCCCCCTGCACCCCGCTGCCGGGGACGTCGAAGTTAGCGGTTTCGTGCGGGCGCACAAGGGGTTTGGCAGCGATTCCGCAGTGCGGCGGGGCGAAGCCTGGCGGGGTGTGGCGGGGGGTCCGCATCTGTCCCGCAGCCGTCGGTTCCACGTATGGCATCCGTCCCGACAGGCCGCGCGCCACGTTAGGGCGGCGTGAACCCCCTGCCGCGCAGTCTGGCCGCCGCGAAACACCGGAGCCTGCCATGCCGAAACCCAGCCCCGCCCCCGCCCGGCACAAGCCCGCCGCGCATTATCACTATCTGGCCGAGACGCTGCGCGATCTGGAGGGCGCGCTGCGCCATGGCCTGAAGGGATCGGCGTTTGTCCCGGCCGAATGGGCGGCGGTGGCGCAGGGCGTGCCCGAACCGCTGAAGGAAAAGCTGACGCTGCGGGTGGATGCCGATGTGCTGCGGTTCTTCCGGCTGATGGGCCGGGGGTATCTGACGCAGATGAACCGGGTGCTGCGGGCCTTCATGCATGCCCGGCTGGCGGGCGTGGTGCCGGGGGCCGAGGATGTGGGCTATGCGCCCGATCCGCTGGAGACCTACATCACCGAGGCGGCGGCACTGGTCGAGGCGATGTCGGCGCGGAACTCGCGGCTGCGCACCGGCGCGGACGTGACCGCCGACGATGTGGAGATCGACCGCCGCATGGCGCGGGTGCGCCGCATGGAGGTGGAGCTGAACCTGCCCGAGGCGGTGCGGGTGACGGGATGAGCCGTGTCGCTAGCGGATCAGGATCGCCCGGAAGTCGTTGACATTCGTGCCGGTCGGGCCGGGAGTGAACAGGTCGTCCAGTGCGGCGAAGGCGCCGAAGGCGTCATTCGCGGCCAGCAGCGCGGCCGGATCGTGCCCGTGCCCGCGCAGCCGGGCCATGCTGGAGCCGGTGGCGAAGGCGCCGGCGTTGTCCTCGGACCCGTCGATGCCGTCGGTATCGGCGGCAAGGGCGGCGAAGGGAACGCCCTCGGCGGCCAGTGCCAGCGCCAGAAGGAATTCGGTGTTGCGCCCGCCGCGCCCCTTGCCGCGCAGCGTGACGGTGGTTTCCCCCCCCGAAAGGATCGTCACCGGCCGGGAAAAGGGGCGGCCGCGGGCCGCAACCTCGCGCGCGATGGCGGCATGGACCCGGCCGACGTCGCGTGATTCGCCCTCGATCGCGTCGGACAGGATGACGGCGGGCACGCCCATGGCGGCGGATCGCGCCGCCGCCGCCTCGAGGCTGAGGCGGGCCGAGGCGATGACCCGCACCTCATGCCCGGCAAAGACCGGATCGGCGGGGTCGGGGGCCTGGCCCTCGTCGCCCGCCAGCCAGTCGGCCACGCGGGGCGGCAGGGCGATGCGCCAGGCCCCGACATGGGCCCGTGCCTCGGCCCGGGTCACGCGGTCGGGGACAGTGGGCCCCGAGGCGACCTGCGCCGGATCATCGCCCGGCACGTCGGAGACGACCAGGCTGACGACGCGGGCGGGATGGGCGGCGGCGGCCAGCCGCCCGCCCTTGATGCCCGAGACCTGCTTGCGGATCGCGTTCATCACGCCGATCGGGGCGCCCGAGGCCAGCAGCGCGCGGTTCAGCGCCGCCTCGTCCTCGAGCGTCAGGTGGCCGGGCGGGCTGGGCAGCAGCGCCGACCCGCCGCCGCAGACCAGGGCCACGACAAGATCGTCGGGCGTCAGCCCGCGCAGCGCGTCGAACAGCGCGGCCGAGGCGGCGAGGCCCGCCGTGTCGGGCACCGGATGGGCGGATTCCATGACGCGGATCGCCTGCGTCGGGCAGGCATAGCCATAGCGGGTGACGACCACGCCCGACAGCGGGCCGTCCCACAGCCGTTCGAAGGCGGCGGCCAGCTGCGCCGCGCCCTTGCCCGCGCCCACGACAACGGTGCGCCCCCGGGGCCTGGGCGGCAGGTGCGGCCGCAGCGCCCGTTCCGGTTCGGCCGCGGCGACGGCGGCCTCGAACAGGGCGGTGAGCAGGCTGCGGTCGGCGGGGGTGATGCGGTCTGTCATGGCGGAAGGATGCCCGAGTTTGCGGTGACGGCGCCAGCCCCCGCCGTGCGGGGGCGCGATGGCGCAGGGGGATGCGGGTGGCGGGCTAGCGCATGCGCATCGCGCGGCCGAGCGCCTCACGCGAGAGGAGCGTGTCGGCATAGGCGACGAGGCGCGGCTCGCTGACCGGGAACCGGGCGGCCCGCGCCCAGGACAGGCAATGCGCGAGGATGATGTCGGGCACGGTCATCAGGTCGCCCATCAGGAAGGGCCCGCTGCCCATGCGCGCGACGAGCGTCTTCTGCGCGCGTTCGAATTCCCATTTCAGGCTGTCCTTGATCGCGGGGAGGCGCAGCTCCTCGGGCAGGATGAAGCTGTGGCGGGCCGCCGTCCACAGGGCGCCATCGAGTTCGTCCAGCAGGAAATGGGTCAGGCTGTCCTGGCGCGCGCGGTCGAGCGTGCCGGCCGCGTGGGTGAAGCGCTGGTGCCGGTCGGCCAGGTAGGTGAGGATCGCCGTGGAATCGGTGATCGGCGCGCCGTTGACCACCAGGACCGGCACCTTGCCGGCGGGGTTCACCCCGCGCACGGCCGCCGATTGCGGCATGGCATCGACATGTTCGTAGGGTTCGCCCAGTTCCTCGAGCATCCACAGGACGCGCAGGGTGCGGCTGCGGTGGTTTCCGATCACCTGATACATCGGTCAGACCCTTTCGATGGCGATGGCGGTGCCCTCGCCGCCGCCGATGCAGATTGCGGCGATGCCGCGCCGGGCGCCGCGCGTTTCCATCGCGTGCAGCAGCGTGACGATGATGCGGCTGCCCGAGGCGCCGATCGGATGGCCGAGCGCGCAGGCGCCGCCGTTCACGTTCACCCGGTCGTGCGGCAGGCCCATCTCGGCCATGAAGGCCATGGGGACGACGGCGAAGGCCTCGTTCACCTCCCACAGGTCCACATCCTCGGGCCGCCAGCCGAGGCGGGCCAGCAGCCGGCGCGCGGCGGGGACCGGGGCGGTGGGGAAATCGGCCGGTTGCTGCGCGTGGCTGGCATGGCCGCGGACCAGCGCGCGGACCGGCAGGCCCCGCGCCGCATCGCCCGCCGCCAGCACCAGCGCCGCCGCCCCGTCGGAGATGCTGGAGGAATTGGCCGCGGTGACGGTGCCGCCCGCGCGGAATGCGGGTTTCAGGGTGGGGATGCGTTCGGGGCGGGCGAGACCGGGCTGTTCGTCCTCGGCCACGGTGGCCGATCCCTTGCGGCCGGTCACGGTGACCGGCACGATCTCGGCCGTGAAGGCGCCCGATGCCTGGGCCGCCCGCGCGCGGGTCAGTGAGGCCAGCGCATAGTCGTCCTGCGCGCCGCGGGTGAACTGGAAGGCCTGGGCGCAATCCTCGGCGAAGGTGCCCATCAGGCGGCGGCCGCCGCGGTCGTCACGGACATAGGCATCCTCCAGCCCGTCGAGGAACATGTGGTCAAGCGCCTGGCCATGCCCCAGCCGCGCCCCGCCGCGCATGGCGGGCAGCAGGTAGGGCGCGTTCGACATGCTTTCCATGCCGCCGGCCACCACGATGTCCGCACTGCCCAGCGCCAGCGCGTCCGCCGCCATCATCGCGGTCTTCATGCCCGAACCGCACATCTTGTTGACGGTGGTGGCGGGCACGGT
Encoded here:
- a CDS encoding glutathione S-transferase family protein, whose amino-acid sequence is MYQVIGNHRSRTLRVLWMLEELGEPYEHVDAMPQSAAVRGVNPAGKVPVLVVNGAPITDSTAILTYLADRHQRFTHAAGTLDRARQDSLTHFLLDELDGALWTAARHSFILPEELRLPAIKDSLKWEFERAQKTLVARMGSGPFLMGDLMTVPDIILAHCLSWARAARFPVSEPRLVAYADTLLSREALGRAMRMR
- the recF gene encoding DNA replication/repair protein RecF; the protein is MRGLVVTSLNISHFRSHRRAVLVLGGGPAAFFGANGAGKTNVLEAVSMLSPGRGLRRAETADLARRPEGVGWKVAARLSGPDGSHEVETWAEPGAPREVRIDGKPATQTALGRMLRILWLVPAMDRLWQEGAEGRRRFLDRIALSFAPDHGEAVLAYERAMRERNRMLRDQVEDSRWYAAVEAQMVGAAGAISANRNLAMARLATAQDGAETAFPRADLSLSAEDGMPDGADLAAALAAGRRRDMAAGRTLTGPHRIDINAIFSEKGMAAALCSTGEQKALLISLILANARALATDPGIAPVLLLDEVAAHLDPGRRAALYDEIVALGCQAFLTGTEASLFDSLGARGQMFAVADDGGESRIVPA
- a CDS encoding LysE family translocator, which produces MTITLSALALYCGALLILFLTPGPVWVALIARTLSGGFGAAWPLAVGVSLGDMLWPLVAIFGLSWIAGAYGQFIEAMKWVAVAIFLVMGWLLIRHAGAPISTDSRLTRPGAWAGFAAGIAAILGNPKAILFYMGVLPGFFDLSRITATDIAVIVAVSTAIPMAGNLVFAGLIDRARSLVSSPAALRRMNLTAGALLIAVAGVIALS
- a CDS encoding acetyl-CoA C-acyltransferase; amino-acid sequence: MRDVAIVGAARTAMGGFQGALAEMAAAGLGGAAIRAALAGAGIAADRVDELLMGCVLPAGQGQAPARQAGFAAGLPDTVPATTVNKMCGSGMKTAMMAADALALGSADIVVAGGMESMSNAPYLLPAMRGGARLGHGQALDHMFLDGLEDAYVRDDRGGRRLMGTFAEDCAQAFQFTRGAQDDYALASLTRARAAQASGAFTAEIVPVTVTGRKGSATVAEDEQPGLARPERIPTLKPAFRAGGTVTAANSSSISDGAAALVLAAGDAARGLPVRALVRGHASHAQQPADFPTAPVPAARRLLARLGWRPEDVDLWEVNEAFAVVPMAFMAEMGLPHDRVNVNGGACALGHPIGASGSRIIVTLLHAMETRGARRGIAAICIGGGEGTAIAIERV
- a CDS encoding VOC family protein, with translation MTPQRVSLVTLGVADLAQARAFYARLGWREHPHSQPSVAFFQLQGAVLALFGRDDLAADQGRADVPLGAGAVTLAQNFPTVEEVDRAFAQTVAAGATPLKRPERTVWGGYAGYWADPDGHVWELAMNPFWPLSEDGSLTLPVEP
- a CDS encoding BrnA antitoxin family protein; the encoded protein is MPKPSPAPARHKPAAHYHYLAETLRDLEGALRHGLKGSAFVPAEWAAVAQGVPEPLKEKLTLRVDADVLRFFRLMGRGYLTQMNRVLRAFMHARLAGVVPGAEDVGYAPDPLETYITEAAALVEAMSARNSRLRTGADVTADDVEIDRRMARVRRMEVELNLPEAVRVTG
- a CDS encoding DNA polymerase III subunit beta, producing MKISIERATLLKAVGQAQSVVERRNTIPILANVLIEAEGAQVSLRATDLDIEVVDRAPAMVERPGATTVSAVMLHEIVRKLPDGSLVTMATDPATQRLTVAAGRSTFSLATLPREDFPLMASSEYTCNFAAPAPVLRRLFDKAKFAISTEETRYYLNGVYMHTAQGDSGRVLRCVATDGHRLARIEHPLPAGAEDMPGVIVPRKTVGELRKLLDDDEATIAVSVSETKVRFATPAVTLTSKVIDGTFPDYTRVIPMGNSRRLEVDAAEFARAVDRVATVSSERSRAVKLSLDEDRLILSVNAPDTAAAEEELAVAYGDEKLEIGFNAKYLLEIASQVDRENAVFLFNSAGDPTLMREGNDTTAVYVVMPMRV
- a CDS encoding glycerate kinase, which gives rise to MTDRITPADRSLLTALFEAAVAAAEPERALRPHLPPRPRGRTVVVGAGKGAAQLAAAFERLWDGPLSGVVVTRYGYACPTQAIRVMESAHPVPDTAGLAASAALFDALRGLTPDDLVVALVCGGGSALLPSPPGHLTLEDEAALNRALLASGAPIGVMNAIRKQVSGIKGGRLAAAAHPARVVSLVVSDVPGDDPAQVASGPTVPDRVTRAEARAHVGAWRIALPPRVADWLAGDEGQAPDPADPVFAGHEVRVIASARLSLEAAAARSAAMGVPAVILSDAIEGESRDVGRVHAAIAREVAARGRPFSRPVTILSGGETTVTLRGKGRGGRNTEFLLALALAAEGVPFAALAADTDGIDGSEDNAGAFATGSSMARLRGHGHDPAALLAANDAFGAFAALDDLFTPGPTGTNVNDFRAILIR